Within Deltaproteobacteria bacterium, the genomic segment TTCTTAAAATCCAACCAGTGCAAATACCTGTCCGGTGAAATCCTTATTCGTTAAGACTTACCTTTAGCCTACTCCGGCTCTCGGGGAACGTTTATGTTTGAAAATCCATAACCTAAAAAATGATTACCGAAGCAAATACTTGTCGAAAACCCGTTCTTCCAAAGTTGATAGGAAATACCTTATTACCAATGCCTGATAATCATATAAAAGGCACCCCCATTCTGAATCCTTCCTGGACCCGATCTCTGGCCAAGCTGCTGTGGAGCACCTTCCAGAGCGTCTATCCAGTATCGTAGCAGGATAGCATCCTCAGACACTGGACAGATAGCATTCTCAAGCTGGATGCTTCCTGAATCTGATCTGAACGAGCTCTTGCCAGCTGCCGCAGAGGAAAGCTAGCTCAAGGTAGGAGAGGAAATACCCCTACTCTTTCTTTAAATGATCTGGACGTTCTTAGCTTTCGGGCCTTTGGATGTCTCTTCGATCTCGAAGCTCACCCTCTGGCCTTCCTTCAGGGTTTTAAAACTGTCTCCCTGAATGGCTGTATAGTGGACAAAAAGGTCCTTTCCACCATCCTGCTCGATGAAACCAAAGCCTTTCTTCTCGTTGAACCACTTCACCTTTCCTTCTGCCACAACGATACCCTCCTCTTGTTCCATGATTCTATGATTAGTTTGAATGTGGTTTGGGCCACAAAAAAAGCGCCCCCAGGAAAAAGAAATGATTCCCAATGGCGCTTCTATATGATGTTTCCCAAAACTACCATCCAATTTATCCCAACGTTAATCATAACATAAAATATCTCTCAAAAAATGTCAAAAGAAATTGGAAGGGATAAAAAACAGCACCTCTGCTTCCTTATTTCCTCCCCGGTACAACCGCCTCCTTAGCCGCTTTCGCAATCCGCATCTTGACCACAGTCTTCGCTGGAATCTTGATCTCTGCCCCTGTGGCCGGATTGCGCCCCATACGGGCTTTCCTCTTGACCAGGACCAGTTTCCCGATACCAGGAAGGGTAAAGGAGCCGGTCTTCTTGGTTTCGGAGATCGCCAGCGCTGCAACCTCATCAATAATCGCTGCAGAGGTCTTCTTGGAGAGCTCGAATTTTTTTGCAAAATGGGTAACAATCTGAGCTTTGGTCATGGGTTTCTTAGCCATTTTCTTGCCTCCTGTTAGAAGTAGAATAAAAAGCTTGAATAGCGGGAGTATATTGGAAGGAGGATTAGGAATCAAGGTAAAAATTTCAAGACTTTTCAGGAACTGCCTTTTCAGCAAATACCTTTTCAATAACTACCTTGACTTACCATCTCCAATTTCATATAATCCCTGCCAAAATCCAAGCTTGCATAAAAGGAGGCCCTTATGGCAAAAATTGAATCCATCATCAAAGCTGAAATCCAAAGGTTGGCCAAGAGGGAAGTCCGATCAAAGTTTCTCCCTCTTCGAAGAGAAGTTTGGGGAATGAGGCTTAAGCTTTCAGGGTTACTCAAAAGTTTCACCAAGCTGGATCGATGGGCTAAGGAACAGACTCGCCAAGCTGAAAGAATGGAAATTAATTTGGAAGCCACCCCAGAAGAAGTGAAAGCCTCCCGGTTTACGCCGGAGCGGATTCGCAATCTACGGAAGAAAAAAGGTATATCGCAAAGAGAACTCGCCATTCTCGCGGGGGTGACCATTGGAGCTGTGACATCCTGGGAAAAGGGAAAATTCAAGCCGAAAGGGGATAAAAAAGCTGCCCTGGTGGCCTTGCGAAAGGTGAGCAAGCGGGAGGTGAAGAAAATTCTCGCTGAAAAAGCAGGGGCAAAAAGTAAAGAGGGTAGCAAAGAAAGGAGGCTCAAAGTCAATAGGGGGCAGAGGAAGGTTGGTAAAAAAGTCCTGAAGAAATAATGTATCAAACCGTTGTGAAGTAAATAGCTGACGACCGTTTCTCTTCAGGTAATTCTCACGTTTTCTAAACGGTGTTTACGGATGCTGAGCCAGATGAGTAGATCCTTCGGATATCCTCGTACCTGGAAGGGTGCCCTTCCCTAATTGGCCATTCCTCCCAGCAGGTCGACCTATGATTTGCCATGGCGCAAGTCACTTTTGGCCCGCCGAGATCTCTGCAAGAAGAAGTCAAGACCACAAAGGAGATATTCAAGTTTGGCGAGGGTGGACGACTTCCCGGAATACCTGGGGAGGGCGATTCCTTTTTCAGGGAATGAGAGGGGAATGCCATCCCTAAAATTGTCCGAGTCGTCCGGCCCCTTTTGCGAAACGAGTGGCGCCTTCTACGGTCTCTCCCGTGAGGATGGTCTTCAGGCCGATTCGAAATTCGTTTCTCATAGCCGCATCGAAGGGCAGACCCGACTGCTCGTAGGCCGAGCGCCTATCGCTCCTCAGACAGTTCTGCGGGAAATTGGAGATCGTTTCCGCGAGGGCCTCGGCTTCAGCCC encodes:
- a CDS encoding cold-shock protein, whose product is MAEGKVKWFNEKKGFGFIEQDGGKDLFVHYTAIQGDSFKTLKEGQRVSFEIEETSKGPKAKNVQII
- a CDS encoding HU family DNA-binding protein yields the protein MAKKPMTKAQIVTHFAKKFELSKKTSAAIIDEVAALAISETKKTGSFTLPGIGKLVLVKRKARMGRNPATGAEIKIPAKTVVKMRIAKAAKEAVVPGRK
- a CDS encoding helix-turn-helix domain-containing protein — translated: MAKIESIIKAEIQRLAKREVRSKFLPLRREVWGMRLKLSGLLKSFTKLDRWAKEQTRQAERMEINLEATPEEVKASRFTPERIRNLRKKKGISQRELAILAGVTIGAVTSWEKGKFKPKGDKKAALVALRKVSKREVKKILAEKAGAKSKEGSKERRLKVNRGQRKVGKKVLKK